From a single Anomaloglossus baeobatrachus isolate aAnoBae1 chromosome 8, aAnoBae1.hap1, whole genome shotgun sequence genomic region:
- the TEX264 gene encoding testis-expressed protein 264, which yields MGAVPEWVLISLIAALVALLLLTLFGLAVYSGLLTEVEVRAGPPPIRGVVVAYKFRVGPYDESGNLYTESVSLAPKLVSLGVYYDNPMKVPVEFCRYIVGSILSEGDEKPLPDHVRIFRKHGFKFCVLPEVNHAVMATFPYTTPFSIQLATTRVHPALEKYVKERKLCAHPYVEIYKGDKIIFMCPLSRQDDFYVPEMKELLRKERGEAPLPEAEVAELDPLLEDTLSLELVSENREETEAEGSQRKEQTDSEKSPSESGASASSFEELDLDGNTAAAKAQQHAKTEWSKMPESWDKERAEE from the exons ATGGGCGCTGTCCCGGAGTGGGTGCTGATCTCCCTGATCGCCGCGCTGGTCGCCCTCCTCCTCCTCACGCTCTTCGGGCTGGCCGTGTACTCTGGGCTGCTGACTGAGGTGGAAGTGAGAGCCGGGCCGCCCCCCATCCGCGGGGTGGTCGTGGCCTACAAGTTCCGTGTAGGGCCGTATGACGAGAGCGGGAATCTGTACACGGAGAGCGTCAGCCTGGCGCCGAAACTCGTGTCCCTAGGAGTCTACTACGATAACCCCATGAAG GTCCCGGTGGAGTTCTGTCGGTACATTGTTGGCAGCATCCTCAGCGAGGGCGATGAGAAGCCGCTGCCCGATCACGTCCGAATATTTCGGAAACATGGCTTCAAGTTCTGCGTGTTGCCTGAGGTTAACCACGCTGTGATGGCCACGTTCCCCTATACGACCCCTTTCTCCATACAGTTGGCCACCACCAGGGTGCACCCCGCGCTGGAGAAATACGTCAAG gagaggaagctgtgtgcccacCCTTATGTGGAGATCTATAAAGGGGATAAGATAATCTTCATGTGCCCCCTGTCTCGCCAAGATGACTTCTATGTACCTGAAATGAAAGAGCTGCTGCGGAAGGAGAGGGGCGAGGCACCGCTGCCCGAGGCTGAAG TTGCAGAGCTGGACCCCCTGCTTGAGGACACGCTAAGCCTGGAGCTGGTATCGGAAAATCGGGAAGAGACTGAGGCTGAAGGTTCCCAACGAAAGGAACAAACCGACAGCGAGAAGAGCCCCAGTGAATCGGGGGCAAGCGCATCCTCCTTTGAAGAACTGGACCTGGACGGCAACACTGCGGCCGCCAAAGCTCAACAGCACGCAAAAACAGAATGGAGTAAAATGCCGGAGAGCTGGGATAAAGAAAGAGCGGAGGAATGA